The following coding sequences are from one Streptomyces venezuelae window:
- a CDS encoding pyridoxamine 5'-phosphate oxidase family protein, with protein sequence MTCKWKAFATAEPDLAATVEKRFGAFTHHVLATLRKDGAPRTTGLEVRFLHGELWLGMMPNSLKALDLRRDGRFALQANPGAGTEMAGGDVRIAGRAVEVRDPATVARYADTVNPPDPDAFHLFRTELTEVVRTFIEDEKYLAVQLWKPGAGVRVTRRT encoded by the coding sequence ATGACGTGCAAGTGGAAAGCCTTCGCCACCGCAGAGCCCGACCTCGCCGCGACCGTCGAGAAGCGGTTCGGCGCGTTCACGCACCACGTTCTCGCGACGCTCCGCAAGGACGGGGCGCCGCGCACGACCGGGCTCGAGGTCCGCTTTCTGCACGGGGAGCTGTGGCTCGGCATGATGCCGAACTCCCTCAAGGCACTCGACCTGCGCCGCGATGGGCGCTTCGCGCTGCAGGCGAACCCGGGGGCGGGCACGGAGATGGCGGGCGGCGACGTCCGTATCGCGGGGCGGGCGGTGGAGGTGCGGGACCCGGCGACCGTCGCGCGGTACGCGGACACGGTGAATCCGCCGGACCCGGACGCCTTCCACCTCTTCCGCACCGAGCTGACGGAGGTCGTGCGGACCTTCATCGAGGACGAGAAGTACCTGGCGGTGCAGCTCTGGAAGCCGGGTGCCGGGGTGCGCGTCACACGCCGGACGTGA